From Bos indicus isolate NIAB-ARS_2022 breed Sahiwal x Tharparkar chromosome X, NIAB-ARS_B.indTharparkar_mat_pri_1.0, whole genome shotgun sequence:
gacatcattctgtcgtttttgagattgcatccaagtactgcatttcaaactcttttgttgaccatgatggctactcgatttcttctgagggatactactgcccgcagtagtagatataatggtcatctgagttaaattcacccattccggtccattttagtttgctgtttCCTAGAatgccaatgttcactcttgccatctcttgtttgaccacttccagtttgccttgattcatgtacctgacattccaggttcctatgcataattgctctttacagcattggaccttgcttctatcaccagtcacatccacaactgggtattgtttttgctttggtcccatcccttcattctttctggagttatttctccactcatctgtagcatattgggcacctactgacctggggagttcctatttcagtatcctatcattttgccttttcatactgttcatggggatctcaaggcaagaatactgaagtggtttgccattcccttctccagtggaccacattctgtcagacctcagacagaatgacccgcctgtcttgggtggccccacaggcatgtcttagtttcattgagttagacaaggctgtggtcctagtgtcattagattgactagttttctgtgagtatggtttcagtgtgtctgccctctgatgccctcttgcaacacctaccatcttacttgggtttctcttaccttggacgagggctatctcctcaccgccgccccttctgaccttgaatgtggaaaagctcctctaggccctcctgcgcccgtgcagctaccgctccttggatgtggggttgctcttcctggctgccgcccctggcctcagacgtggggtagctcctctcggctgccccaccccccgacctcggacgtgaggtagctcctcttggccgttccTGCACCGTCActgcctggcactctcggctgctgcccctggcctcggacgtgggtaactcctcttggccgcctccTCTCAAGCATGGGGTCTTAGATTAAGGGAACTTAATCCTGCTGGAGAACTCTGCAAGCCTATAGAGAGTTATCTGAGTTACCATGTTTGAGGATGATGGAGCTGGGGTATTTATACTCCAGTTCTTAGGGGTCATAAAGCATCAATTCCCTGACATTTTCAGTCTGCCCTGAGCACTGACAAATTAGGTTTCAGGCACGAGGAAAAAACCTCCAAGCCACTGACGAGATGCTGGCAGTTTAATGTCTGGCTAGTATGTGCTGTAGCCACGAGGCAGAGGGGACATGGGAAGGATCTGCCACACAGGTCTTCCTCAGATAATCTCCCAAATATTAGGCCAGAAGACAGAGTTTTTAGGCAAACACATTGTTTCCCCCAgattatatttttatctcttttccttcAAGCAGATCGCAATTTTCTGGAGTTCCATCACTAGGAGGAGGCAAAGGTACAAAAGAAGAAGCaggtattagtttgctagggctgccagaACAAAGTGTTACAGACTCGGTAGCATgcacaacagaaattcattttcttttattaacaaaataatttttaaaatttattttggctgtactgggtctttgttgctgcacaggcttttctttagttttgaTGAGCAGcagttactctctagttgtggtgcacaagcttctcattgtggtggcttctcttgctgcagagcatgggttctagggcacaCAATGTACAACAGTTTCagttcccaggttctagagcacaggctcaacagttgtggtgcatggggtagttgcttcgtggcatgtgggatcttctctgatcagggatcaaaactgtcttctgcattagcaggcaggttctgtattactgctgctgttgctgctgctaagtcgcttcagtcatgtccaactctgtgcaaccccatagacggcagcccaccaggctcccccatccctgggattctccaggcaagagcactggagtgggttgccatttccttctccaatgcatgaaagtgaaaagtgaaagtgaagtcgctcagtcgtgtccgactcttagcaaccccatggactgcagcctaccaggctccacggtctatgggattgtccaggcaagagtactggagtggtttgccattgccttctctgtctgtacTACTGAGCTACCATGAAAGCcccagaaattcattttctgacagttctgaaggctggaagtccaagattaaggtgtcaTCAGGTAAGGTTTCTCCtgaagcctctctccttggcttgtagatggtcaTCTCCATCCTGAATCTTCAGATGGCACCTTCCCTGTGCATGCCCAACCCTGTTTCCCTTTATGTCTCCAACTTTCCTCTTCTTGTAAGAACCACAGTCAGAATGAATTAGGGCCCActcatatgacctcatttaatgttaattacctttttaaagtCCCTATCTTCAAACAGAATCACATTCTGAAGTGCTGGGGTTAATGCCTCAACATGTGGAGTTGGAGGGGGGTTCAAAATTCAGCCTATTACAGACAGTAATGGGCATATTCATCacttaaatttgtaaaatttctgTTCAGAAGAAAAGCAGTATTTTTACCAGGCTCAAGCAAACAATTAAGGCAAAAAACCAATAGGTGGAACTTTAACCACTGTCTTAATTTGGAAGAGACCTCTCATGAGTTCTTGGGATCTCAGTTCAGGATATGAGGATCACCTGCAATAAGATCAGCCTTGCCTTTCAGTAAATCTTAGCTCTATTGTATTAAATCCTGAAAtgcagaaatggtaaggacctaagagaagcaaaagagattaagaagaggtggcaagaatacacagaagacctatacaaaaaaggtcttaatgacccagataatcacaatggtgtgatcagagctagagccagacatcatggaatttgaagtcaagtggggcttaggaagcatcactacaaacaaagctagtggcagtgatggaattccagctgatttatttcaatcttaaaagatgatgctgtgaaagtattgcaaaaccagcaaatttggaaatcttagcagtggctacaggactggaagaggtcagttttcattccagtgccaaagaagttcaatgccaaagagtgttcaaactattgaacaattgtgctcatttcacatgctagcaaggtaattttcgaaatattcaaaatccttcaagctaggcttcaacagtatgtgaactgagaacttccaggtgtacaattagaagaaccagagatcaaatggacaacatctgttggatcatagaaaaagcaagagaatgccagaaaaacatttacttctgcttcattgaccatgttataaagcctttgactgtgtggatcacaacaaactgtggaaaattcttaaagagatggaaataccaggctACCtttcttgcctcctgagaaacctgtatgcaggtcaagaagcaacagttagaactccacatggaacaacagactggttcaaaattgggaaaggagtatatctaagctgtatattgtcaccctgcttatttaacttatatgcagaatacgtcatgtgaaatgctgggctggatgaatgtaatcaagattgccgggagaaatatcaataacctcagatatgcagatgataccacccttatggcagaattcAGGGCAATGCCAAGCGAGGGAGGGAGTGAAATGAAAGGGAGAGGGCTGGTACTCCAGGAACCCACCGGGCCATGGACTTCATTTGATGGACTGGTCCTCTTCGTCAGCAACCCCCTATCAGTAGCCCATATGGAGACGGATGGAAGGAGTCAGCCCTCTCTGATCCGCTGCATTCTGTGTCAGCAGGATTAAAGGGTGCTCGGGCACGTGGGACTGAAGTCCAGCCCAGGACTGTGAGCTTGGAGGCCACTGTGTCAGGCTCCTGGTCTTTGTGGCCTTTGTGATTCTGTGTTTCTTCAGCCACATGAGgccctgggagccctgggagATGAAGTTCGGCTGTCTGTCCTTTGGACAGCCTTATGTGGGTGTCATCTTAAATGGTGTCAAGACCCTGGAGACGTGGTGGTGGCCCATGCTATGTGGCCACTGGCACTGTACCCTGGCCATCCACATTGCACACTGGGACTGGGAGAACTTGGCCTGGTGGGAGATGCTGGAGCAGAGGCCGGCAATGATATCCGCCCAGATCCAGGCCTTGCTGCAGGATGGGGACAAGTTTGGCTGTGGATTGATCATGGGCAAGTGACACCCTGCCCTGCGCTGCCTCCATGGTCCCGATACTGCCCTGGATCCCAGCCAGGTTgtccttgtttgttttctgttgaaccagttggtggggtgggtggggctgaGGTTTTTTTAGAGGAGCAGCGAGGAACCCTTGGCTGGGAGATGATGGCCCGAGGTGCCtaccacctctctgggcctcagtccccATTGGTGCTCTGAGGCAGAGGTGGGTCCAGGTCTGCACGTGGCACTTGTCTGTGTTTGTATCCCCACATGTGTCTGTGTGCCCGGCAGAGACCATGAGAGGCAGTAAAGCACCCAGCTTGGGTTCCATACCCACACTGCCTGCAGCCAGGCCTGAGCAAGTTCCTTTACTCCCCAGGGGTGAGGCCCCACAGCAACACCTGTCTGCTGGTAAATCCTTTGTGATTTACCTGATGTCTGCTGTCCTCCGCTGGGGCCCTCCTGCTCTGTCCCTGCGGCCTGCAGTGGGCAGACTGAGAGCTGCCCATGGCCTGGTGGCTTTGTGGAGTACCAGTCCTCTCCCTttcatttctctccctctcttgctTGGCCTCGCCCTAAGTTCCCTTTGCCGAGGTGAGCCCATCTGAAATGCTCAGCCAGAGGACCCAGTTCAGCTTGGGTTCCCTCCATGATATGGTCTTAGTCTCAAGCAAGTGCAACTTTGAATGACCTTGTTCTCATTCTGTGTCCTGTGTTTGCACACAGGTCTCGTAGTCATTGGGGACACTTTGCTGTGCCCAGAAAACCTAGATCTCGACCAGGTGGAGGAGTTGGAGAATCAAGCTCTGCTACCCGACCTGCAATAGAAGTAACATGACTGCTCTCGCCTACCCTCACTGGCTGTTGCGGCCCATCCAAGGGAGGAGGGGGGGAGGACATCTTCCAGGTGGACATTCTCAAGCACCTGATCCCCTTTGGGCAGGAGGCCTGTCCAGACTGGGCTCTCGAGAGGAAAGTGACCTAGAGACCAGCACATGGTGACACCATGCAGTCACCACTGCTCTCTGGACTTACCCATCTGGTTTTGTCTGAATTGGCCCCGCACTGTGGTGCCCACTTGGTGCGGGGCCAGGGGCAGAGACTCCCCTCACACAATGCTGCTCTGGACTCAGCTAGAGACTCCGGGACTTTGACCTTTATGAAATGATGATATTGCCACTTGTTATGGCCCTGCTGGGTCTGGGTCGTTGAAAGAAATGTGTTGTTAAGAAACTTATCAgtgtttttccctctctgttctgGTCCAAACTCCCTGATGTTGGAACAGTGTCCAGGGGGTGATGGGGGAAGGCTGGGGGCGATGCTGTGCGTTGGCAGGCAGAGAGGCCCACAGGCCCAGAAGTGGGCTGTGATGTTTCCTTGCATGTGACCCTTGCCCTACTGTAAAGTGTCCCTTGGCTCTCAAAGTGTGTGTGTTGGATGCAGGGCCTGGTTGCCTCATGTCCAAAGACAGGCTCCTAAATACAGCTGTGAGGGCAGAGCGACAAGGGCTGGTGTTCACCTGAGGAAACTTTGTACTTGTCTTTGATTTTGGGGTAATGTGTTTGCAAGGCGCTTGGCGGTTTGGGTGACCCTGCTTTCCAGTCAGCCTCTTGGCCgagagtggggagggggcccTGGATCGGGAGCTGGGATGTTCAGCTGTTGATCAGAAACTTGTGGCATTGTTGGCGGACCCAGGAGGAGCCCTTTCTGCTGCAGGGTGCATGGAAGGTGACAGCCCCCAAGGTCAGGAGCCCAGCTGGGTCGTCTGCTGAGCGGCATGCAAGGCCCAGGGACCAGTCTGTCCTGAGCTTGCCTCGGCACTCGGCTCATGGGTCAGACCCTTGGATGAGCCTGTGAAATACTACTGTTTCAGATGAAAGGGGACCATGGGGACTGGACTGAAGCCTGTCTGGGGCAAGGGTTTCCAGCCTGATCTGGCTCACCCTGTGCTATGTGTGAATACAATGGACAGATAGAAAGAACACAGATTCGCAGTTCTCCCTTGATTGTTTATTTACTCCAGTGGAGTTTTGCTTTACTTTAATAGAGCCAGAAATCTATTTTTGATTACAAGAGAGTGCTTTTGAGTATCCCTAGGAATCTGGCAGCTCAGGGATTGGGCTTGTTCTTGACCTGCTCACAGAGGGCACACTTATAATCTGAGGAAtctccctgctcctcctctgACTCAGGGGCCTCGTCTGGGGCCATGACTAAAAGGCCCGCCATCAGGATGGAGTAACAGGTGTTGTACAAAGTCATCACCGATTCATAATCTGGGTACACCAGGGCACTCTCAGGCAGTTCCCCTGGGCTGTCCCTTCCAGCAGTAGCTGGGGGCACAGATGTGGCATTGCTGGATGTGCCCTTTCCACTGGGGCTGCCCTGCTCACTGGGGAGATGGTTTCCCCCAGCCTGCCTGGCTACACTTCCCATAGACCCAAAGTCAGAGAACACAAATGAGCACTGGCTGAGGGTTCTGTGAGCAGTTGGCATTCCCTCCTGGACTTTGTTGCCACCCTCTTTGGTGAACTCATTGTGGTGGAGTTGAGGAGAGTATGTGGTTGCCACCACTCGCTTCTTTCTCTTTGGGGTTGCTGTTGTTCCGGTGGCAGGCTGAGAAGTTGTTCTGGGGTCACCTTTCCTCTGTATATTCTGCAGGAGGAGAGGTTTGTCTCTCTGAAAATTGGAGTTGTGATAGATCTGAAAGGAAACAAATCATTTTAGTCATGAGAGGGGAGAAGAGCCGTTCCTCATCGCCCTCCTCCTCACAACCACTCAGGCCATGCCTAAGTATGGAGACAAGGTCTCTTCATTCTGGCAGGTTATGTGGCCCTAGCATGTCACTCCCTAGAGCTCCTCCGGGGCTGTCCTCGCTTAAGTTGTTACTGGCCCTCCCTGACATCAAATGGCCCCTCAGGGTCTGGAATCACCCCTGTGGATCTTAAGGGGGGGTGGTGGAACACGACAAACCCTGCACATTCTCCTCTTTCTTTACCCATCCTATCATGAGAACAATGTTCTCCTGGGAAATGAAACCTGTTCAGCACTCAGCTCATCTAATCTAGTCTCCCCAGAAGGCCTTTCTATGTTACCATCATCTTCTTCTTCCCTGCATAGCAACCTGAAGGGCGGATTTTCCTGAACCCGTACAGGTTCAGTTCACGGATGAAGCTCTTTATGCTGTCTGTCTCGAAGATCTGGTCCACACCTCTGTGCTGGAGGACCTCCATCTGGAAGAGATCTGCCTCGATGACCACTGTGTCTCCCTTGTCGTTCCAGTGCACAGAGGTGAAGGTCGCATCCTCCACGATCCTCCAGAGCTTCCTGGGAAAGGACAGCCCAAGGACAGTGTTGTTCTCTTCTTTGTTGGCCATTTCTGGGTTTGGGCCCTGTGGGAGCAGATTGTCATGCAGACCTAGATCTGGGCTCTTGGGTTGGTCACCCTGCTTCTCCAAAGCCTCCCCTGAATCCACGTTTGGATCTGGGGAGGAATCATGGGGGTCCCCTGCTGTGGGCTCCCCATCAGTTGATGGGGCCAGCAGCACTGCCTTGTGGGAACTATGACTATCCATGGAGCCAGTCTAGCTCAGGAACATTATCTACCCAAGCAGTGAATGCTCAGGGCAAACGGGCCTCAGACCAGGGTTGAGGTGCCCCATAAATACTCTCTGGAGATTCTAGAATCTGGGTCATGGGACAGGCAGCCAATTAAGTGGCCTGCTTCCTTAACTGTTTCATGATGTCACAGAGGTGATGTGTAGAGTCAGCCCTGGcccagtgtgggggagggggcatgggGATGGAGATGGGATCCCCAGCTTGTCTCTTATCTGAAAGTACAGAAAAGTTTGTTTCAGGTTGCCTGCAAAGGCTCCCATCTGCTGCCAGGCCCCTTGTTTCAGGGGGCCAGGCCCTGGATGGGTTGACAAATATGCCCCTGGCTCCACTCCCCTCACTAACAATGTGCAGGCCTGTGACTGGTTTCTGCTGAAAGGCCAGGCCCTGGCGAGTCCCGGGTCTACTAACACCAAGAGAGACCCCAGGGGACAGATGGGCCCCTGGTGACTATCCGTCCCAGAAGATGGGGTCCATAGGGGGCTGATTGGCCTTGCCTGAGTTGATGCTCCCCATCCTCCCCCCTCTTCTGGCTTTGTGGTCTTCTGGCTAGTGCTACTGGTTGGTCGGTCCCACTCAGATGGTCCCAAAGTCAGAGTCCTGCTGTCCTGCCACCACCGCCCCCAAGGTTGAGTTCTCCCCAGAGTAAGGCTGTGCTCAAGCACAGTGGGAGCAACCTCATATTCCACTTGACTGTTCCCAAGCACCTGAGACACAGACTCCCCAGGAGCCTGTGTGGGAGGGCAAAGCCAGGTGCTCCACTGAGCTTGCAGTCTCCCAAGCTCTGCCCACCACCAGATGGCATCCCGCTGCAGATCACAGGCTGTTGTCTTCAGTTTCCAATGTTTCCCATAAACACCGCTCTGGTGGCCCTAGAGCCTTCACTTTGTGAACACCTGTGTGTGctttccccctccccttcccagatCCTCGGATTCAGCCTCCCTGGAGGCTTCTTCAAAAGCCCTGTTTCCTTTTGTCAATGGGGTGGTTGGGCTTCTGCTACCTCCAGTTCTGGCTGTACCTTCCCTTTGAAATACTTGATTGGGGGCTCAAGGCACAGCCTGTTCTGTTGAAAACAAGCACTTCACTGGTTCTCTTCGAGGCCAGCTCTGATCTTCTCCACCCCTGCCCCTGTCCCAACCACCACTGTGGACCTGTTCTCCTTTACCCAAATGGCAGGTCCATCGAATGATTTTGTTGGCTTATGGGTTAGGCACTTTTCAAGGGCCCTCCTTTACACACATTCACTCCCAGGGGCATGTCTGACTTGTTGAGCTAGATGTGTGACCAAAGGAAGCCCCCGTCTACCTGTATTTGAAAAAGGATGATAGTCCGGGTGTGGGACTGGATGAAACCGAAGTGGCAATCATTGGTCTTCACTGCACATGAACAGTAGAGGAATGGGTTTGGAGATGCATCTTCTCTGGGATTTGTGGGCCACTGTTCTTGAAAATCACCATTTAGGAAACAGACTGGCACCTTGGAAAGGTGGACTTTGAGGACTCTAGGGCATTGTGTCCCAGTTCTGCCAGTAGCAAGGTCATTTGACCCGTGTGAGGGCCAGTCCCTGGTGTCTGAAAGAGGAGAGCtaagagggtgtggaaaaagcTATCCCAGGGCCCTTGCTGACTAAGGACTTGTGGCCTGGATGAGCTCCAGGCTTCGACTTGGGCTTCCCCGTGGCCTTTCTGCTTCTAAGCAGGTTGACAAAGGTTTCCTTCTGGTCAGTTAGTCTGACTGGGACATGACTCTGGAGGCTGTGAATGTTGGTGGGGGCCCCTGGTGACTCCTTCAAATGGGATGGAAGGTCATGACATCTGTGAGCAGCCTGACTATGTGGCCTTTCTTGCCCCTTCCATGCTTGGAGTCCCTCCTCGccccctgggtcatgaagaggcTGCCTTTTCTGGTCCCCCTCCTCCAGGCACCACCAGGCCCTGGCAGTGGGTTTATGTGGCACTGAGGGGGTCTTTGTCAGCCGTGGCTTGGGACACTTGTGTTGTGCACACACAAGCCCTCATGACATCCAAGGCCTGCCTTTCACAGCCTCTCTCTCATGCCCATGCACTTGGCGTCCCTGCCCTGGTGTCCCCAGCCCAGAGGCCCTCCAGCTGCTCTCCTCCCTCACTGTGGCTGGGAAGACCTGGAGCTTCAGGGGTCTGCTTGTGTTCCCTTCCCTCCCATATTGGAGGGGGCTCCTGTAGGGACCTTATCCCAGTGGGCACTGGGGCCATACAGTCAggccctccctccttcctgctcaATGAGGAGCTGGTCAACCTGGCAGGTTCCATTGGGCAGGAGGCCCCATggcagcagcagggacagggtGCCACCCTCAGGCTGGAGGCACTGGGACTGGACAGAGACACCAGCCCCCGGCAGAGTCAGTTCTCAGCAAAGCACAGAGAAGCCCAATAGTGCTTCTGATTCGCCTCATACCCCTCCTTCCATGGGCCTGCTTTTTGTCACCTCAGAGGCATCATGTAACACTGAGAAGAGGAAAGCATGAGAAGTCGGAAGGTTGGGCCACAgcctggggtgggtgggaagggtgGGGGCTCCAGAGGAATTGAGGCCAAGGTTCTGAGCCCATCCTGGCCCTCACTGGCAAGTGGTCTTGGGAAGATGCCCAAGCCCCGTGGCCTCAGTTCTTCATCTGGGAGGCGAGTGGGTGTGAGGAGCCCCGTGTGTTGGGCTGCAGGATGCATGTGAGGGATGAGACAGAGCTTGCAGGGCCTGGCAGCTGTTGGCCCTGTTATGACAGGGCAGGAATTTCTCACACTGTTGCCCCCAGtcactcctctgttctccactgaaTGGGGTTGGCTGCTTTGTTGTCCAAGGCAGGTCAGAGAATATGCACCTCAATAGGATATGGAATTCCTAATTAGCCAAACAAGATGtttcataaataaaactgagaaactTTTCTAGTTAGACTATAGTGGACCATAgtgtcactcactcagtcatgtcggactctgcaacTCAATTTattgtagctttccaggctcctctgtccatggacttctccagaaaagaatatttgagtgagttgccatgtccttctccaagggaatcttcctgacccagggattgaacccaggtctcccacaatgcaagcagattcttcattgTATGGGCTACCCAGAAAGGCCC
This genomic window contains:
- the LOC109555020 gene encoding heat shock transcription factor, X-linked member 3-like, giving the protein MDSHSSHKAVLLAPSTDGEPTAGDPHDSSPDPNVDSGEALEKQGDQPKSPDLGLHDNLLPQGPNPEMANKEENNTVLGLSFPRKLWRIVEDATFTSVHWNDKGDTVVIEADLFQMEVLQHRGVDQIFETDSIKSFIRELNLYGFRKIRPSGCYAGKKKMMIYHNSNFQRDKPLLLQNIQRKGDPRTTSQPATGTTATPKRKKRVVATTYSPQLHHNEFTKEGGNKVQEGMPTAHRTLSQCSFVFSDFGSMGSVARQAGGNHLPSEQGSPSGKGTSSNATSVPPATAGRDSPGELPESALVYPDYESVMTLYNTCYSILMAGLLVMAPDEAPESEEEQGDSSDYKCALCEQVKNKPNP